Within Deltaproteobacteria bacterium, the genomic segment AGCCCCAGACCTGCCCGCAATGCGGCGCGTTCGACGCGCAGAAGCAGATCGCCGCGCCCAGCGCGGTGCCGTCCGCGAAAGGCGGCGGATGCTCCTCGCCCGCGGGCGGCGGATTCACCTGAGGTTGAGGGGTGGGCCGCCGTG encodes:
- a CDS encoding zinc ribbon domain-containing protein, with amino-acid sequence MPIYVYRCRVCGEQFDKLVSIGAASQPQTCPQCGAFDAQKQIAAPSAVPSAKGGGCSSPAGGGFT